From a single Pleurodeles waltl isolate 20211129_DDA chromosome 10, aPleWal1.hap1.20221129, whole genome shotgun sequence genomic region:
- the LOC138262352 gene encoding LOW QUALITY PROTEIN: olfactory receptor 10C1-like (The sequence of the model RefSeq protein was modified relative to this genomic sequence to represent the inferred CDS: substituted 1 base at 1 genomic stop codon), whose product MGHVNQSSVSEFIILGFTGSPEIRFLLFIIFSIGYLITIMGNATVMLVLHVDPSLHTPMYFLLRNLSFLQICYSSVTVPKMLTNLLAEDKSISFIGCATQMHFLLSLGTTKCFLLAVMAYERYTAVCHPXHYPLIMNKRLCQGLAAGCWASGTLLSLGNTSFIFTLPFCGPNIINHFFCDIPPVQELACTDTSANEVTTFVFCVVILLTPFLLTLTSYARVASTVLKIRSVEGQRRAFSTCAAHLTSVSHFYGTASFMYLQPKASYSLEVGKLLALFYSVITPMLNPLIYTLRNKEVMGSLRRISSKLSAANKLQK is encoded by the coding sequence ATGGGGCATGTGAACCAGTCCTCCGTGTCAGAATTTATCATCTTAGGCTTTACTGGTTCCCCTGAGATCCGCTTCCTACTTTTCATCATCTTCTCGATTGGCTACCTCATCACTATAATGGGAAATGCCACAGTGATGTTAGTCCTGCATGTAGACCCCAGCCTACACACCCCAATGTATTTCCTCCTCCGCAACCTGTCATTTCTGCAGATCTGCTATTCATCAGTCACAGTGCCCAAGATGTTGACCAACCTCTTGGCAGAGGACAAGAGTATCTCGTTCATTGGCTGTGCCACCCAAATGCACTTCTTGCTGTCCTTGGGCACAACCAAATGTTTCCTATTAGCTGTAATGGCGTACGAAAGGTACACAGCGGTATGCCACCCCTAGCACTACCCTCTTATTATGAACAAGAGACTGTGCCAGGGTCTGGCTGCCGGATGTTGGGCCAGTGGTACCCTGCTCTCCTTAGGCAACACATCGTTTATCTTTACATTGCCATTCTGTggacccaacatcatcaaccacttcTTCTGCGACATCCCTCCTGTCCAGGAGTTGGCATGCACGGATACATCTGCTAATGAAGTTACAACCTTTGTTTTCTGTGTGGTCATTCTTCTCACCCCCTTTCTACTCACCCTCACCTCCTATGCCCGAGTGGCCTCCACCGTTCTGAAGATACGTTCTGTTGAGGGACAACGTCGTGCCTTCTCCACCTGCGCTGCCCACCTGACTTCTGTCAGTCATTTTTATGGTACTGCCTCATTCATGTACCTGCAACCTAAGGCCAGCTATTCCCTGGAGGTGGGCAAACTACTGGCTCTGTTTTACAGTGTCATTACCCCAATGCTAAACCCACTGATCTACACTCTGAGGAACAAGGAAGTGATGGGGTCCCTGCGGAGGATCAGCAGCAAGCTGTCAGCTGCAAATAAGCTGCaaaaatga